The Chloroflexota bacterium DNA window ATGCGGGCGCTCGAGGGTCGTCTGCTCGGCTGAGGATGGGCCGTGCTCGGCTGAGGGCGGGCCGTCCTCAGCCGCCCCGTCCTCGGTCGCCGCGGAAGCCTGGTCTCGAGCAGGCTCCGCGGAAGGCGTACGGCACGCGCGGCGTCCAGCACCTCGAAACACGCGAGTATCGCCGTGTCTCTCGATCGCCGCGCGATCTGCGCTTCGATCATCGCGATCCGGGCACGCGCGACGTCGGCCGCCATCCGGCCGGCCCTCGTCCCGCGGATCACCACGATGCGGCCATCCGGCGCGTCATGGGAGCTGCGGACATACCCCTGAGCCTCGAGCCGTCGCAGGGCCAGTGAGGCGGTGGCGCCGGGGTACCCGAACGACTCCCGGATCAGGGCGACCGTGGTGCCGCCGCGGCGAGACGCCT harbors:
- a CDS encoding winged helix-turn-helix transcriptional regulator, with amino-acid sequence MSDERYDREMPSLVFQIQQASRLFDRMLDSVIAELGVSMTDLPVLIEASRRGGTTVALIRESFGYPGATASLALRRLEAQGYVRSSHDAPDGRIVVIRGTRAGRMAADVARARIAMIEAQIARRSRDTAILACFEVLDAARAVRLPRSLLETRLPRRPRTGRLRTARPQPSTAHPQPSRRPSSARIAASSAGSA